A single Oleidesulfovibrio alaskensis DSM 16109 DNA region contains:
- a CDS encoding FAD-binding and (Fe-S)-binding domain-containing protein → MPHKGPHISISSEFLVNRVLRIPLDEFEDWPEAVRELAMELAEELFLVRYNPFIDAATVRTSVQGKWEKASPALAHHYANTLGEGLTMFWSAYDADMDYRQDLIRRLSQILPKDNIDTRPNSLVESSTDATDLRMELPLLVVSPSSAEQVSAVVRLANEMKFALIPRGGGSGLTGGAVPARKRTVVMSLQKLSRIRYVDTGSMVLCCEAGVITSEAIEAAGREGVLFTVDPASKTASTIGGNVSENSGGPFAFEYGTTLDNLLSYRMVTPTGEIIDVERKDHPRHKIMENETAVFEVRDVSGGVRKVVTLRGDQIRKAGLGKDVTNKTLGGLPGVQKEGVDGIITEACFVLYPAQKHSRVLVLEFFGRSMQNAMQVIKQVVALRDDIRVKGDLVKISALEEFGPKYVEAIEYQKKSARYEGTPISVLILQLDSNNVDALEQSVRDVVDICGPYDNVDVFVARDAREAELFWEDRHKLSAIARRTSGFKINEDIVIPIDSIPDFSLFLEQLNLECTAQAFRTALQEAGRLQGMPLEDREFNKEFSFASKVAQGKVPFSEISDQEMLERATAFFALLKENYPSLGRKLDRIVAHMLATRIVVANHMHAGDGNCHVNIPVDSNDAIMLHNAEQVAERVMSKAQEMHGEVSGEHGIGITKIKFLSREKMESLKEYKDLVDPRNILNPAKLTQYETPVKPFTFSFNRLIQDIAGSGLPDKQRLINLLTNIQVCTRCGKCKNVCPMFYPERDLQHHPRNKNISLGALIEAIYYSQVNKGKPDSSLMASLNRLMEHCTGCGKCTAVCPVKINSSDVALHLRSFVEEENGGFHPVKSRVLNYLANDPAARVPRAAKAAAFGQKMQNRVLGLVPAGWRQRAESPLFSAPGPELGYQNLAEALRLDKGSIFVPEGPSRTGGSVTEAVFYFPGCGGSLFYRNIGLAGLMLLLKAGVAVVMPQRHLCCGYPLLAAGQSEQFSRNRERNIEAMRSMFDLAAQQGLTVSHIITACGSCRDGITRYGLAGQPNTELQHKDLVQLLVERLEPVRSAAGRRLLYHSSCHAEWTGVHKGKAGGIYRAALEAFTGAQVQLTPGCCGESGMGAMTSPTIYNRLRSRKKSRLEADLAGYDAQAPVVVGCPSCKVGIARTLMELKDKRPVLHTVEWLAESQAGEDWRKQWRKRLTASQDGGPVRMVDEQD, encoded by the coding sequence ATGCCGCACAAAGGTCCCCACATTTCCATTTCTTCGGAATTTCTGGTGAACAGGGTGCTGCGGATACCCCTCGACGAGTTCGAGGACTGGCCGGAAGCCGTGCGCGAACTGGCCATGGAACTTGCCGAAGAGCTGTTCCTTGTCCGTTATAACCCGTTCATCGATGCTGCCACCGTACGCACCAGCGTGCAGGGAAAGTGGGAGAAAGCGTCGCCTGCTCTGGCCCATCATTACGCCAACACGCTTGGCGAAGGGCTGACCATGTTCTGGAGCGCCTACGACGCAGACATGGACTACCGGCAGGATCTTATCAGACGTCTTTCCCAGATTCTTCCCAAAGACAATATAGATACGCGGCCCAACTCGCTGGTGGAAAGCTCCACCGATGCCACCGACCTGCGCATGGAACTGCCTTTGCTGGTTGTTTCTCCTTCTTCCGCCGAGCAGGTAAGCGCCGTGGTGCGTCTTGCCAACGAGATGAAGTTTGCGCTTATCCCGCGGGGCGGCGGTTCGGGGCTGACCGGCGGCGCCGTGCCCGCACGCAAGCGCACCGTGGTCATGAGCCTGCAGAAGCTGTCGCGCATCCGCTATGTGGACACCGGTTCCATGGTGCTCTGCTGCGAAGCCGGTGTCATTACCTCCGAAGCCATCGAAGCCGCCGGACGCGAAGGCGTGCTGTTCACCGTGGACCCCGCCTCCAAGACGGCTTCCACCATCGGTGGAAACGTTTCGGAAAACTCCGGCGGGCCGTTTGCTTTTGAATACGGCACAACGCTGGACAACCTGCTGAGCTACCGCATGGTGACCCCCACGGGCGAGATAATCGACGTGGAGCGCAAAGACCATCCCCGTCACAAGATAATGGAAAACGAGACGGCGGTTTTTGAGGTGCGCGATGTAAGCGGCGGGGTGCGCAAGGTGGTGACGCTGCGCGGCGACCAGATACGCAAGGCCGGTCTGGGTAAAGACGTGACCAATAAAACGCTGGGCGGTCTGCCGGGTGTGCAGAAAGAAGGCGTGGACGGCATCATCACGGAAGCCTGTTTTGTTCTGTATCCGGCACAGAAACATTCGCGCGTGCTGGTGCTGGAATTTTTCGGGCGCAGCATGCAGAACGCCATGCAGGTTATCAAGCAGGTGGTTGCACTGCGCGACGATATCCGCGTCAAGGGCGACCTTGTAAAGATTTCCGCGCTGGAAGAATTCGGCCCCAAATATGTTGAAGCCATTGAATATCAGAAAAAGTCAGCGCGGTACGAAGGCACGCCCATATCGGTGCTTATCCTGCAGCTGGACAGTAACAACGTGGATGCGCTTGAACAGTCCGTGCGTGACGTGGTGGACATATGCGGGCCCTACGACAATGTGGATGTGTTTGTGGCGCGCGACGCCAGAGAAGCGGAACTGTTCTGGGAAGACCGGCACAAACTTTCGGCCATAGCCCGCCGTACATCCGGATTCAAGATCAACGAGGACATTGTCATCCCCATTGACAGTATTCCCGATTTTTCGCTGTTTCTGGAGCAGCTGAACCTTGAATGCACTGCGCAGGCTTTCCGCACTGCATTGCAGGAGGCAGGACGCCTGCAAGGCATGCCGCTGGAAGACAGAGAGTTCAACAAGGAATTTTCCTTTGCTTCAAAGGTGGCTCAGGGCAAGGTGCCGTTTTCCGAAATTTCCGATCAGGAAATGCTCGAAAGAGCCACGGCGTTTTTTGCCCTGCTCAAGGAAAATTACCCTTCGCTGGGCAGAAAGCTGGACCGTATTGTCGCACACATGCTGGCCACGCGCATTGTGGTGGCCAACCACATGCATGCCGGCGACGGCAACTGCCATGTGAACATTCCTGTGGATTCCAACGATGCCATCATGCTGCACAATGCGGAACAGGTGGCCGAGCGGGTAATGTCCAAGGCGCAGGAGATGCACGGCGAAGTCTCGGGTGAGCACGGTATAGGCATCACAAAGATCAAGTTTCTTTCGCGCGAAAAGATGGAAAGCCTGAAAGAATACAAAGACCTTGTGGACCCGCGCAATATTCTGAACCCTGCCAAGCTGACGCAGTATGAAACGCCTGTGAAGCCGTTCACCTTTTCTTTTAACAGGCTCATTCAGGATATTGCGGGCAGCGGCCTGCCTGACAAGCAGCGTCTTATCAACCTGCTGACCAATATTCAGGTATGCACGCGCTGCGGCAAATGCAAAAACGTATGCCCCATGTTCTATCCGGAACGGGACCTGCAGCACCACCCGCGCAACAAGAACATCAGTCTCGGGGCGCTCATCGAGGCCATTTATTATTCGCAGGTCAACAAGGGCAAACCCGATTCGTCGCTGATGGCTTCTCTTAACAGGCTGATGGAGCACTGCACCGGATGCGGCAAGTGCACGGCGGTCTGCCCTGTGAAAATCAATTCGTCCGACGTGGCGCTGCATCTGCGTTCGTTTGTGGAAGAGGAAAACGGCGGTTTTCATCCCGTTAAAAGCAGGGTGCTGAACTATCTGGCAAATGATCCTGCCGCGCGTGTGCCCAGAGCGGCCAAGGCTGCTGCTTTCGGACAGAAAATGCAGAACCGTGTCCTCGGTCTGGTGCCTGCCGGCTGGCGGCAGCGCGCGGAAAGTCCGTTGTTTTCCGCACCGGGGCCGGAACTCGGCTACCAGAATCTTGCAGAGGCTCTGCGGCTGGACAAAGGGTCCATTTTTGTGCCGGAAGGCCCCTCCAGAACCGGCGGCAGCGTGACGGAGGCCGTGTTCTATTTTCCCGGCTGCGGCGGCAGTCTTTTTTACCGCAACATCGGGCTGGCGGGACTCATGCTGCTGCTCAAGGCCGGTGTGGCCGTTGTGATGCCTCAGCGGCATCTGTGCTGCGGGTATCCGCTGCTTGCCGCGGGACAGAGCGAACAGTTTTCCCGCAACCGCGAGCGTAACATAGAGGCCATGCGTTCCATGTTTGATCTTGCGGCGCAGCAGGGCCTGACGGTCTCGCACATTATCACCGCCTGCGGTTCGTGCCGCGACGGTATCACGCGTTACGGTCTGGCGGGGCAGCCCAATACGGAACTGCAGCACAAGGACCTTGTGCAGTTGCTGGTGGAACGGCTGGAACCTGTCCGCTCCGCTGCAGGACGGCGCCTTCTGTACCATTCTTCCTGCCATGCTGAATGGACGGGGGTGCACAAAGGCAAGGCCGGCGGCATCTACCGCGCCGCACTGGAAGCATTCACCGGTGCGCAGGTGCAGCTTACCCCCGGTTGCTGCGGCGAGTCGGGCATGGGTGCCATGACCAGCCCGACCATCTACAACAGGCTGCGCAGCCGTAAAAAATCCCGTCTGGAAGCAGATCTTGCTGGGTATGATGCGCAGGCTCCCGTTGTGGTGGGATGCCCGTCGTGCAAGGTGGGCATAGCCAGAACGCTGATGGAACTGAAAGACAAACGTCCCGTGCTGCACACCGTGGAGTGGCTGGCAGAGTCGCAGGCAGGGGAAGACTGGCGCAAACAATGGCGCAAGCGGCTTACCGCATCGCAGGATGGCGGACCGGTGCGCATGGTGGACGAGCAGGACTAG
- the mltG gene encoding endolytic transglycosylase MltG, with amino-acid sequence MNENPQQEPAERHPAASSADGAPEQDNSDAARGGAVRLRRRLRVLPAAALALLLAVAVYVVLDAWMFMTTPPEKNGRDVTVQIRPGSTFIRVAWQLRQAGAITDVTRFRLLGMYRKQTGAVHAGEFLVNTGWTPGRVLDAVVNGTPVVHPLALREGLPWWEVARLVEQGGFARYEDFRAVIHDPEFLGHWKIPFDSAEGYLFPETYMLQRPPEMNRASARAVADMLVSMFYRKSALLWSAQAPEHEAGVRQDEPQPEELGRLVILASLVEKETGLPSERERIAGVYAARLRRGMLMQCDPTVIYGLGESFDGNLTRTHLRDAENPYNTYRHKGLPPGPICSPGLDSLAAALRPEQHNYLYFVSRGDGSHHFSSTLTEHNRAVRKYQLGR; translated from the coding sequence ATGAACGAGAACCCGCAGCAGGAACCGGCAGAACGGCATCCGGCGGCATCTTCCGCAGATGGCGCGCCGGAGCAGGACAACTCGGATGCGGCTCGCGGCGGTGCTGTGCGCCTGCGGCGCAGATTGCGCGTGCTGCCTGCCGCGGCGCTGGCGTTGCTGCTGGCCGTGGCGGTCTATGTGGTTCTGGATGCGTGGATGTTCATGACCACGCCGCCGGAAAAGAACGGGCGCGATGTGACCGTGCAGATACGGCCCGGTTCGACGTTTATCCGTGTGGCGTGGCAGCTCAGGCAGGCCGGAGCCATAACGGATGTGACGCGGTTCCGTCTGCTGGGCATGTACAGAAAGCAGACCGGAGCCGTACACGCGGGAGAATTTCTGGTGAATACCGGCTGGACCCCCGGCAGGGTGCTGGACGCCGTGGTGAACGGCACGCCGGTGGTTCATCCGCTGGCGCTGCGCGAAGGTTTGCCGTGGTGGGAGGTGGCCCGTCTGGTGGAACAGGGCGGTTTTGCCCGGTATGAAGATTTCAGGGCGGTTATCCACGATCCGGAATTTCTCGGGCACTGGAAAATCCCTTTCGATTCTGCAGAGGGCTACCTTTTTCCGGAAACGTACATGCTGCAGCGTCCGCCGGAGATGAACAGGGCTTCCGCCCGTGCCGTGGCGGATATGCTGGTGAGTATGTTCTACCGCAAGTCTGCATTGCTGTGGTCCGCACAAGCGCCGGAACACGAAGCCGGTGTCCGGCAGGATGAACCTCAGCCGGAAGAGCTGGGAAGGCTGGTCATTCTCGCCTCGCTGGTGGAAAAAGAAACCGGACTGCCTTCCGAACGCGAGCGCATAGCCGGTGTGTATGCCGCGCGCCTGAGGCGGGGCATGCTTATGCAGTGTGACCCCACTGTCATCTACGGGCTGGGAGAATCCTTTGACGGCAACCTGACCCGCACTCATCTGCGCGATGCGGAAAATCCCTATAATACCTACCGGCATAAAGGCCTGCCGCCGGGCCCTATCTGCTCTCCGGGGCTGGATTCCCTTGCCGCGGCGCTGCGGCCGGAACAGCACAACTATCTGTATTTTGTCTCGCGCGGCGACGGCTCTCATCATTTCAGCAGTACGCTGACAGAGCATAACCGCGCAGTACGCAAGTATCAGCTGGGCAGATAG
- a CDS encoding HAMP domain-containing histidine kinase → MTHEQDKAAYMGRITAALTHEMRNVLATMRESGGLLEDVLMMHKEDFPRREIFEKSLGRIGTQAKRGMDICAALSRLAHSPDTPVATLNAAEWLDYFVFICSRFARLKEISLAHGMTPAGISFSTDPVQFQMVLFHVMDALFGVLPAASSVTLTGEAAGSGLTVRFNVSGGPLPQPDSSPELALAQSLLAGAGGFLRSDSSVGQIETFFAS, encoded by the coding sequence ATGACGCATGAGCAAGACAAGGCGGCGTACATGGGGCGCATAACCGCGGCCCTGACGCATGAAATGCGCAATGTGCTGGCAACCATGCGCGAGTCGGGCGGGCTGCTGGAAGATGTGCTGATGATGCACAAGGAGGATTTTCCCAGACGGGAAATCTTTGAAAAAAGTCTGGGGCGTATCGGCACGCAGGCAAAGCGGGGTATGGACATATGCGCTGCTCTTTCGCGTCTGGCCCACAGCCCCGACACCCCTGTTGCCACACTGAATGCAGCCGAATGGCTTGATTATTTTGTTTTCATCTGCAGCCGTTTTGCACGGCTCAAAGAGATTTCGCTTGCCCACGGGATGACTCCTGCGGGCATTTCTTTTTCCACCGATCCCGTACAGTTCCAGATGGTGCTTTTCCACGTGATGGATGCGCTTTTCGGGGTGCTTCCTGCTGCTTCTTCCGTCACGCTGACGGGCGAGGCTGCGGGCAGTGGGCTTACGGTGCGTTTCAATGTCAGCGGCGGTCCCCTTCCGCAGCCTGACAGCTCTCCCGAACTGGCACTGGCTCAGTCTCTTCTGGCCGGTGCCGGCGGTTTTCTGCGGTCTGATTCATCAGTCGGACAAATCGAAACGTTTTTTGCGTCTTAA
- a CDS encoding transcriptional regulator, producing the protein MKNAVVAVYDSDRQFADNLTGRLAELGIACTVCRSLDEARMMLFAPETDVLVFGTEEVGSEVMRFLTQVGRPDACAQVILMVRKNQVRLSIEGMKNGAFDDIYIPFALDALLVRLSLAVGQAKLARRRRQCTGVQQSGKGSPQGRG; encoded by the coding sequence ATGAAAAACGCTGTGGTGGCTGTGTATGATTCCGACCGGCAGTTTGCGGACAACCTGACCGGAAGGCTGGCGGAGCTGGGCATAGCCTGCACCGTCTGCCGCAGTCTGGACGAGGCGCGCATGATGTTGTTTGCGCCGGAAACAGACGTGCTGGTTTTCGGCACGGAAGAGGTGGGGTCCGAGGTGATGCGGTTTCTGACCCAGGTGGGTCGTCCTGATGCCTGCGCACAGGTTATCTTGATGGTACGGAAAAATCAGGTGCGACTTTCCATTGAAGGCATGAAAAACGGAGCCTTTGATGACATCTATATCCCGTTTGCGCTGGATGCGCTGCTTGTCAGGCTGTCTCTGGCAGTGGGACAGGCAAAGCTTGCCAGACGCCGCAGACAATGCACAGGCGTGCAGCAGTCCGGCAAAGGCAGCCCGCAGGGGCGCGGTTAG
- a CDS encoding sensor histidine kinase — translation MEQQHCSRQGWLVRLFDPLGGTQSSQRYYYLRRNIIILIVSVSVVPLALMAAINFFMYQDSLKNQAESQVRTLINKTRHSFELFLHERLASVAFIAGAYTYDQLKDEKALNRVYHAAKKELAGFVDFGLINANGTQVSYVGPYDLKNKDYSGQDWFQQVRVRGTYISDVFMGYRGIPHVAIAVEHLDEDGARWVVRATINTDRFEELIAAMGLGSQSDAFLINRAGVMQTDSRHFGKVLEKAAITVGPGTHQPEVVESTGLNGQKIFVGHVNFGNPELTLVLVQPISVAYKAWNKLRMEMLTLFLGSTVLIVFVVWALTGVLVRRIREADDKRAAAFREVEHAHKLSSIGRLAAGVAHEINNPLAIINEKAGLMNDLMEHGNDEIIRAKFPELVASVLQSVSRCRTITHRLLGFARRMEVQVEPLDVNEIVREVLGFLEKESLYRNISLELNLDDDLPRISSDRGQLQQVFLNIINNAIAAVDNGGRVQITTRSVDLDTVAVLITDNGVGMSDEVLSHIFEPFFTTKGAEGTGLGLAITYGIVQKLGGRIAVASEEGKGSTFTIELPKRAKPQEES, via the coding sequence ATGGAGCAGCAACACTGCAGCAGACAGGGCTGGCTCGTCCGGCTGTTTGACCCGCTGGGCGGCACACAGTCGTCGCAGAGGTATTATTATCTGCGGCGCAATATTATCATTCTGATTGTGTCCGTCTCGGTGGTGCCGCTGGCGCTGATGGCTGCCATAAACTTTTTCATGTATCAGGATTCGCTTAAAAATCAGGCGGAAAGCCAGGTGCGGACCCTGATAAACAAGACACGCCATTCATTTGAGCTTTTTCTGCATGAACGGCTGGCTTCCGTGGCTTTTATAGCCGGAGCCTATACCTACGATCAGCTTAAAGATGAAAAAGCCCTGAACCGTGTGTACCACGCCGCCAAAAAAGAACTGGCCGGCTTTGTGGACTTCGGGCTTATAAACGCCAACGGCACGCAGGTAAGCTATGTCGGTCCGTATGATCTTAAAAACAAAGATTATTCCGGTCAGGACTGGTTCCAGCAGGTCCGTGTGCGCGGCACATACATCAGTGATGTGTTCATGGGATACCGCGGTATCCCGCATGTGGCCATAGCAGTGGAACATCTGGACGAAGACGGTGCGCGCTGGGTGGTGCGGGCCACCATCAACACCGACCGGTTTGAAGAACTCATAGCCGCCATGGGGCTGGGCTCCCAGTCCGACGCTTTTCTTATCAACAGGGCCGGTGTGATGCAGACCGACTCGCGGCATTTCGGCAAGGTGCTGGAAAAGGCTGCCATAACGGTGGGGCCAGGCACGCATCAGCCCGAAGTGGTGGAAAGCACCGGACTGAACGGGCAGAAGATTTTTGTGGGGCATGTGAATTTCGGCAATCCGGAGCTGACGCTTGTGCTGGTGCAGCCCATAAGTGTGGCATACAAGGCGTGGAACAAGCTGCGCATGGAAATGCTCACGTTATTTCTGGGCAGCACGGTGCTGATTGTTTTTGTGGTCTGGGCTCTGACGGGCGTGCTGGTGCGCCGCATACGCGAAGCGGACGACAAGCGTGCGGCGGCGTTCCGCGAGGTGGAGCATGCGCACAAGCTGTCTTCCATCGGACGGCTGGCTGCCGGAGTGGCACATGAAATAAACAACCCGCTTGCCATCATCAACGAGAAAGCAGGGCTGATGAATGACCTGATGGAGCACGGAAACGATGAGATCATCAGGGCGAAATTTCCCGAGCTTGTGGCCTCTGTGCTGCAGTCCGTTTCGCGCTGCCGCACCATTACGCACCGGCTGCTGGGCTTTGCCCGCCGCATGGAAGTGCAGGTCGAACCGCTGGACGTCAACGAGATTGTGCGCGAGGTGCTCGGTTTTCTGGAAAAAGAGAGCCTGTACCGCAATATCAGTCTTGAACTGAATCTGGATGACGATCTGCCGCGTATTTCATCCGACCGCGGACAGCTGCAGCAGGTTTTTCTGAATATCATCAATAACGCCATAGCGGCAGTTGATAACGGCGGCAGGGTGCAGATAACCACCCGCTCCGTCGATCTGGATACCGTTGCCGTGCTGATAACGGACAACGGCGTGGGAATGTCTGATGAAGTGCTGAGTCATATATTCGAACCCTTCTTTACCACCAAGGGTGCGGAAGGCACCGGTCTTGGACTGGCGATCACCTATGGTATCGTGCAGAAGCTGGGCGGGCGCATTGCGGTTGCCAGCGAGGAAGGCAAGGGATCGACGTTCACCATTGAACTGCCCAAGCGTGCAAAGCCGCAGGAGGAGTCTTAG
- a CDS encoding NifB/NifX family molybdenum-iron cluster-binding protein encodes MNKRILVTLHGSDVAPRFDLATEIWLGRTGGRNLVEEERTIVLPHASAEELCHLILREHVDVVICCGIEEEYYEYLHWKRIEVYDSVVGRRRDVINAYLARTLRPGAVLVPRDE; translated from the coding sequence ATGAATAAAAGGATACTGGTCACGCTGCACGGCAGCGATGTGGCTCCGCGGTTTGATCTGGCGACGGAAATCTGGCTGGGCCGTACCGGCGGGCGCAATCTGGTGGAGGAAGAACGCACCATCGTGCTGCCGCATGCTTCTGCCGAAGAGCTGTGCCACCTTATATTGCGCGAACATGTGGACGTGGTCATATGTTGCGGGATAGAAGAAGAATACTATGAATACCTTCACTGGAAGCGTATTGAGGTATATGACTCCGTGGTCGGCAGGCGCAGAGATGTCATAAACGCCTATCTGGCCAGAACGCTCCGTCCGGGGGCGGTTCTCGTTCCGCGTGACGAATAA
- a CDS encoding sigma-54 interaction domain-containing protein — translation MSDRTAKGTASAGVTPLVEGLFAMSVEAGPLLDTIPLPLAVISPERKVLFINEAAQVLTGFSLEEARGLHCMYVMRSSLCPDKCPLAKVEDTGAAVCVDANIVSKERRKIPVRATFAPVLAPDGSIAGYVEALEDIRILQELEIKQGWSYGFGDMIGHSHEMERIFQMVPGIAQTDSSVLVTGETGTGKDLLAEAIHNASARAKGPFVKVNCGALPETLLESELFGHSKGAFTGATESKPGRFRMAHNGTLFLTEIGDLPLSLQVKLLTFLDDKVIHPLGSTKGVNVDVRIVAATHRDLRQMVREGKFREDLLYRLNVVRFHMPPLRERGEDINLFLNHFVHVFSEEFGKKVTGFSQDALYFLENYAFPGNVRELRNVVEYCVNVCGQETIEVEHLPRYLMEQPAGVPAGTGYGVQPAPEAPPAGMMPPPGMPAPVSSAASGAVNWADMERKMILDALLQAKGRKNRAAEILGWARSTLWRKMKHYEIESS, via the coding sequence GTGAGTGATCGGACTGCAAAAGGCACGGCTTCTGCTGGTGTGACGCCTCTTGTGGAGGGGCTGTTTGCCATGTCGGTGGAGGCCGGGCCGCTGCTCGATACCATTCCGCTGCCGCTGGCGGTTATTTCGCCGGAGCGTAAGGTATTGTTTATAAACGAGGCCGCGCAGGTGCTCACCGGTTTTTCTCTGGAAGAAGCCCGCGGTCTGCACTGCATGTATGTCATGCGCAGCAGCCTGTGTCCGGACAAGTGCCCGCTTGCCAAGGTGGAAGATACGGGTGCCGCTGTCTGTGTCGATGCCAACATAGTCAGCAAGGAACGCAGGAAGATTCCTGTGCGGGCCACTTTTGCGCCGGTGCTTGCGCCGGACGGGAGCATTGCCGGTTATGTGGAGGCGCTGGAAGACATACGCATCCTGCAGGAGCTTGAGATAAAGCAGGGCTGGTCGTACGGTTTCGGCGACATGATCGGGCATAGCCACGAGATGGAGCGCATTTTTCAGATGGTGCCCGGCATTGCCCAGACAGATTCATCCGTGCTGGTGACCGGTGAGACCGGAACCGGCAAAGACCTGCTGGCGGAGGCGATTCACAACGCTTCTGCCAGAGCCAAGGGGCCGTTTGTAAAAGTCAACTGCGGAGCGCTGCCCGAAACGTTGCTGGAGTCGGAGTTGTTCGGCCATAGCAAGGGGGCGTTCACCGGTGCCACGGAAAGCAAGCCAGGCCGGTTCCGCATGGCACACAACGGCACGCTTTTTCTGACGGAAATCGGTGATCTGCCGCTTTCGCTGCAGGTGAAGCTGCTTACTTTTCTGGATGACAAAGTCATTCATCCGCTGGGCAGTACCAAAGGGGTCAACGTGGATGTGCGCATAGTGGCGGCCACTCACAGGGATCTCAGGCAGATGGTGCGCGAGGGCAAGTTCCGCGAGGATCTTCTGTACCGGCTCAATGTGGTTCGTTTTCATATGCCCCCCCTGCGCGAGCGCGGTGAGGACATTAATCTTTTCCTGAATCACTTCGTGCATGTGTTCAGCGAGGAATTCGGCAAGAAAGTTACCGGATTTTCGCAGGATGCGCTGTATTTTCTGGAAAATTACGCATTTCCCGGCAACGTGCGCGAATTGCGCAATGTTGTGGAATACTGCGTCAACGTATGCGGTCAGGAAACCATAGAGGTGGAGCATCTGCCGCGGTATCTTATGGAGCAGCCGGCTGGTGTGCCTGCCGGAACGGGATACGGCGTGCAGCCTGCCCCCGAAGCGCCCCCCGCGGGTATGATGCCCCCGCCCGGCATGCCGGCACCTGTATCTTCTGCGGCGTCGGGCGCCGTCAACTGGGCCGACATGGAGCGCAAGATGATTCTGGACGCCCTGCTGCAGGCCAAGGGGCGCAAGAACAGGGCTGCGGAGATTCTGGGCTGGGCACGTTCCACACTTTGGCGCAAGATGAAGCATTACGAAATAGAATCCTCCTGA
- a CDS encoding response regulator — protein MSELKVLLVDDEIEFAGTLAERLRLRGLQADVTTDGEEALRLVTAHRPDVMVVDVMMPGMNGLDVLRQVRTNMPDLPVILLTGKGSTRDGIEGMRLGAFDYLVKPISIDDLIGKIHEAVNGA, from the coding sequence ATGTCTGAGCTGAAGGTGCTGCTGGTTGACGATGAAATTGAATTTGCCGGAACGCTGGCTGAGCGGTTGCGGCTGCGCGGATTGCAGGCCGATGTGACCACCGACGGGGAAGAGGCGCTGCGTCTTGTTACCGCGCACAGGCCGGACGTTATGGTGGTTGACGTGATGATGCCCGGCATGAACGGGCTGGACGTGTTGCGGCAGGTGCGCACAAATATGCCCGATTTGCCCGTTATCCTGTTGACAGGAAAGGGCTCTACAAGGGATGGAATTGAAGGCATGAGGCTGGGGGCGTTCGATTATCTGGTCAAGCCCATCAGCATTGACGACCTTATAGGTAAAATTCACGAAGCCGTTAACGGCGCCTGA
- the ruvX gene encoding Holliday junction resolvase RuvX: MKYLGIDYGTRRTGIAVTDGAGMMAFPRRTIVMSTRDAFFAELLSVVEEERPAGVVVGLPLLAGGEETLITRQVRNFVARLRRRSSLPVYLVAEELSSFEAGEDLREAGLSFREREAVVDQQAAVRILESFLNLPEDRRIPLEG, translated from the coding sequence ATGAAATATCTGGGTATTGATTACGGGACACGGCGTACCGGCATAGCTGTTACAGACGGCGCCGGCATGATGGCCTTTCCGCGGCGGACTATTGTAATGAGCACTCGTGATGCTTTTTTTGCAGAGCTGCTGTCGGTGGTGGAGGAAGAGCGTCCGGCCGGTGTGGTGGTGGGGTTGCCGCTGCTTGCCGGCGGTGAAGAAACGCTGATCACCCGTCAGGTGCGGAATTTTGTGGCACGGTTGCGCAGAAGAAGCAGCCTGCCTGTCTATCTGGTGGCGGAAGAACTCAGTTCGTTCGAGGCGGGTGAAGACCTGCGCGAGGCGGGGTTATCATTCCGTGAGCGTGAAGCCGTGGTGGATCAGCAGGCCGCAGTGCGTATTCTTGAATCGTTTCTGAACCTGCCGGAAGACCGGCGTATACCTTTGGAAGGATAA
- a CDS encoding response regulator yields MTIHVLLVDDEVDFVQTLAERLRIRGMTVDTAHDGEHALQIVNDCGASVMVLDLRLPGMDGLEVLRHVRKQCPRMQVIMLTGHGGRKDEDSARVIGAYEYLNKPVDISQLSEVIAAAAEEAALQGAE; encoded by the coding sequence ATGACTATTCACGTTTTGCTGGTGGATGACGAGGTCGACTTTGTACAGACCTTGGCCGAACGTCTGCGAATCCGCGGCATGACCGTGGACACGGCTCATGACGGGGAGCACGCATTGCAGATTGTGAATGACTGCGGGGCATCGGTGATGGTTCTTGATCTCAGGCTTCCCGGCATGGACGGGCTGGAAGTGCTGCGTCATGTCCGCAAACAATGTCCGCGGATGCAGGTTATTATGCTGACAGGGCACGGAGGCCGTAAGGACGAGGATTCTGCCAGGGTTATTGGTGCTTACGAGTATCTTAATAAGCCGGTGGACATCAGTCAGCTCTCTGAGGTCATTGCGGCGGCTGCCGAGGAAGCGGCGCTGCAGGGCGCGGAGTAG